Proteins encoded in a region of the Acipenser ruthenus chromosome 11, fAciRut3.2 maternal haplotype, whole genome shotgun sequence genome:
- the LOC117426164 gene encoding uncharacterized protein C2orf66-like: MHSQQVLTLCVAVSLMVLVQAGPLGSEEKWKSLEIPRNRDLFFQTLQAYFNRRGVNMAKVSQPLPIDNLQPLDTSPPLVDPLSSAFSEYERQKNSFAAFLRG, translated from the exons ATGCATTCTCAGCAGGTCCTCACGCTCTGTGTCGCAGTGTCTTTGATGGTCCTGGTCCAGGCAGGTCCGCTGGGCTCCGAGGAGAAGTGGAAGTCCCTGGAGATCCCCCGCAACAGAGACCTG TTTTTCCAAACGCTGCAGGCCTACTTCAATAGGAGGGGTGTGAACATGGCTAAGGTCTCGCAGCCCCTCCCCATCGACAACCTGCAGCCCCTGGACACCTCGCCCCCCCTGGTGGACCCGCTGTCCTCTGCCTTCTCCGAATACGAGAGACAGAAGAACTCCTTCGCTGCCTTCCTCAGGGGCTGA